From a region of the Chitinophaga caseinilytica genome:
- a CDS encoding SDR family NAD(P)-dependent oxidoreductase, which yields MHPKTVLILGANSDVAKAAIVQYADRGYRIIAASRSTAELESFVQTGVPKGSNVTVLYFDATDFAGHGAFYRSLPEKPQIVLYAAGFQVPQEQALVDFEGSFRMMQVHYAGAVSILNIIATDPENPGLERIVGLSSLSGVRGRKSNFIYGSTKSAFTQYLAGLRQHLFPRKVIVNVIVAGYIRSKMTAGLDLPASLLMEPAFIAKAVVNAGNGFTIVPGWKWKLIHLFLKHAPEKLVAKLP from the coding sequence ATGCATCCCAAAACCGTTCTTATTCTCGGCGCCAATTCCGATGTGGCCAAAGCCGCCATCGTGCAATATGCAGACCGGGGCTACCGTATTATCGCCGCATCGCGCAGTACCGCGGAGCTGGAAAGCTTTGTGCAGACGGGCGTTCCGAAAGGCTCAAATGTCACCGTCCTGTATTTCGACGCTACGGATTTCGCGGGGCATGGGGCGTTTTACCGGTCGCTCCCCGAAAAGCCGCAGATCGTTCTGTATGCCGCGGGGTTCCAGGTGCCACAGGAGCAGGCTTTGGTGGATTTTGAAGGGAGCTTCCGGATGATGCAGGTGCATTATGCAGGGGCCGTATCCATCCTTAACATCATTGCCACCGATCCGGAAAACCCGGGGCTGGAGCGGATCGTGGGGCTATCGTCGCTATCGGGCGTAAGGGGCAGGAAAAGCAATTTCATATATGGAAGCACCAAATCGGCCTTCACGCAATACCTTGCCGGGTTGCGGCAGCATTTGTTTCCCCGGAAAGTAATCGTGAACGTGATCGTTGCGGGATACATCCGCAGTAAAATGACCGCCGGCCTCGACCTGCCAGCATCCCTCCTCATGGAGCCCGCCTTCATCGCGAAAGCAGTTGTGAATGCAGGGAACGGGTTTACCATCGTACCAGGATGGAAATGGAAGCTCATCCACCTGTTCCTGAAACATGCGCCGGAAAAACTTGTCGCGAAGTTGCCCTGA
- a CDS encoding RagB/SusD family nutrient uptake outer membrane protein — translation MKNSILKITAIVLLTMQSISCKYLEADEYLHEVNNLNDIWTQRVDIRKAWAACYGHLPNYTDLAWSWPFNTNYDEGHAGRDNYTSLVFAQGKFNADNVLFNFWANFYRAVRTCNLFLENYHKANDKLLVPGEVEGYAADARFLRAYYYSLLLQMYGPFPIVEKTVDYSNEAALPTNRNTEEECVNFIIAELDKCIATLPQNDRILVSELGRPSREAAMALKAVVLLWDASPLVNGNPDYSGFKDAKGRNYFSPATDIEKWRKAAAAAKAVIDLGIFELHTTPANRGYTTVPLGDFPGNDVAWPNGPAGIDPYRSFKELFSGGQTYWNKEGIWQVNVGSQTALLSLLGFPRNYNNGEDATSTAVVYATQKLVDAYFMNNGETIDVEDKRLYNDVGIAENGDGYYISGSGMEAHTPIITGFKLSNTNAKVPKRVLNREARFYATIGFIGRGYQQNNGTLYYADYKANALDGFLQSDRPSTRSGYPIVKWVAEDDLKARGSSDKPYYVLRLAEIYLSYAEALNEYDPGNADVLKYLNLVRFRAGLPGYAAASKEETRERIKRERHVEFAFEGKRYFDSRRWKDAGKPLRDRWGNSQGMGGLVYGCNYTAPDGSFYDRAVIDGYIFRPKNYFLPIPFEEVANYWGTMTQNPGW, via the coding sequence ATGAAAAATAGCATTCTGAAAATAACGGCGATCGTGCTGTTGACGATGCAATCCATCAGCTGTAAATACCTGGAAGCAGACGAATATCTGCACGAGGTGAACAACCTGAACGATATCTGGACGCAGCGCGTGGATATCCGTAAAGCATGGGCGGCCTGCTACGGGCATCTTCCCAACTATACCGACCTGGCCTGGTCCTGGCCTTTCAATACGAATTACGACGAAGGCCATGCCGGCAGGGATAACTATACCAGTCTCGTATTCGCACAGGGGAAATTCAATGCAGACAACGTGCTGTTCAACTTCTGGGCCAATTTCTACCGCGCTGTCCGCACCTGCAACCTGTTCCTCGAGAATTACCATAAAGCCAACGACAAGCTGCTCGTGCCCGGCGAAGTAGAAGGCTATGCGGCCGATGCACGTTTCCTGCGGGCATACTACTATTCCCTGTTGCTGCAGATGTACGGGCCATTCCCCATCGTCGAGAAAACGGTGGACTACTCCAACGAAGCCGCATTGCCCACCAATCGCAATACGGAAGAGGAATGCGTGAATTTTATCATTGCCGAACTGGATAAATGCATCGCCACGCTGCCGCAAAACGACCGGATACTCGTTTCCGAACTGGGAAGGCCCTCGCGCGAGGCCGCTATGGCATTGAAAGCCGTGGTTTTGCTTTGGGACGCCAGTCCGCTCGTAAACGGCAACCCCGACTACAGCGGTTTCAAAGATGCGAAAGGGCGTAATTATTTCAGTCCCGCAACGGATATAGAAAAGTGGCGCAAAGCGGCGGCGGCGGCCAAAGCCGTGATCGACCTGGGGATATTCGAATTGCATACCACGCCGGCCAACCGCGGCTACACGACGGTGCCGCTCGGCGATTTTCCGGGGAACGATGTGGCCTGGCCAAACGGCCCCGCGGGCATCGATCCATACCGGTCTTTCAAGGAGCTGTTCAGCGGTGGACAAACCTATTGGAACAAGGAAGGCATCTGGCAGGTGAACGTTGGATCGCAGACGGCCCTGCTGTCTTTACTCGGCTTTCCCAGGAACTATAACAACGGGGAAGACGCCACCTCGACCGCTGTTGTATACGCCACGCAGAAATTGGTGGATGCTTATTTCATGAACAACGGGGAAACGATAGACGTGGAAGACAAGCGGTTGTACAACGACGTAGGCATTGCCGAAAACGGGGACGGCTATTATATCAGCGGGTCCGGTATGGAAGCGCATACGCCGATCATTACCGGCTTCAAGCTGTCGAACACCAATGCCAAAGTGCCGAAGCGGGTCTTGAACCGGGAAGCGCGGTTTTATGCGACCATCGGGTTTATCGGCCGGGGATACCAGCAAAATAACGGAACGCTGTATTATGCCGATTACAAAGCCAATGCGCTCGACGGTTTCCTGCAATCCGACCGGCCTTCCACCCGCTCCGGCTACCCGATCGTGAAATGGGTGGCGGAAGACGACCTGAAGGCGCGCGGCAGCAGCGACAAGCCTTACTACGTGCTACGCCTGGCGGAAATTTACCTGAGTTATGCCGAGGCGCTCAATGAATACGATCCCGGTAACGCAGATGTGTTGAAATATCTGAACCTGGTCCGCTTCCGGGCGGGATTGCCGGGGTATGCCGCCGCCAGCAAGGAGGAGACGCGAGAGCGCATCAAGCGTGAAAGGCATGTGGAATTCGCTTTCGAAGGGAAACGGTATTTCGATTCGCGGCGCTGGAAAGATGCCGGGAAGCCCTTGCGCGACCGGTGGGGCAACAGCCAGGGCATGGGCGGGCTGGTGTACGGTTGCAACTATACCGCGCCCGACGGCAGTTTTTATGACCGTGCGGTGATCGACGGCTATATCTTCCGCCCCAAAAACTACTTCCTGCCGATCCCTTTCGAAGAAGTAGCGAACTATTGGGGCACCATGACGCAAAACCCAGGTTGGTAG
- a CDS encoding HEAT repeat domain-containing protein: MTIEQIFKDKTIKAKAKVATIGQWLVAGELPLDELLAYAENQKAADKATCIESVEYATKTAPGIADETLLAFVTKSLKDEEPRVKWESAKVIANIAKQFPAQLAPSIKHLLANAENDGTVVRWATATALAEILKLKTEANAKLLPAVEKLCDKEEDNGVKKKYQDGIKKAKK, encoded by the coding sequence ATGACGATCGAACAAATCTTCAAAGACAAGACCATCAAGGCCAAAGCCAAAGTGGCTACCATCGGCCAGTGGCTCGTTGCCGGTGAACTGCCGCTGGACGAACTGCTCGCTTACGCCGAAAACCAAAAGGCGGCCGACAAAGCTACCTGCATCGAATCGGTGGAATATGCCACCAAAACCGCGCCCGGCATCGCCGATGAAACCCTGCTGGCCTTCGTGACCAAATCCCTGAAAGACGAAGAGCCCCGCGTGAAATGGGAAAGCGCGAAAGTCATCGCCAACATCGCCAAACAGTTCCCTGCGCAACTGGCCCCATCCATCAAGCACCTCCTGGCGAACGCGGAGAACGATGGCACGGTCGTACGCTGGGCCACCGCCACCGCATTGGCCGAAATCCTGAAGCTGAAAACGGAAGCCAACGCCAAACTGCTGCCGGCCGTGGAAAAACTCTGCGATAAAGAAGAAGACAACGGGGTGAAGAAAAAGTACCAGGACGGTATCAAGAAAGCGAAGAAGTAA
- a CDS encoding AraC family transcriptional regulator — METKQLPHIAQSPAQAEEYPKVYLYRRIVQAKLYIDANYAEEIDLDNISDEAYFSKFHFIRLFKSIYGKTPHQYLQATRIDAARQLLRDNKPVAEACFSVGFQSLTSFSGLFKKLTGETPSAFLLRQKSVREQIRATPLSFIPGCYAHRLGLHENSNFEE; from the coding sequence ATGGAAACGAAGCAACTGCCGCATATCGCCCAATCGCCCGCCCAGGCGGAAGAATATCCGAAGGTATACCTCTACCGGCGGATCGTTCAGGCGAAGCTGTACATAGACGCCAATTATGCAGAAGAGATCGACCTGGACAATATTTCCGACGAGGCTTACTTTTCAAAGTTCCACTTCATCCGCCTGTTCAAATCCATTTACGGGAAAACGCCCCATCAATACCTGCAAGCCACCCGGATCGATGCGGCGCGGCAATTGCTCCGCGATAACAAACCCGTTGCCGAAGCCTGCTTCTCCGTGGGTTTCCAGAGCCTGACGTCGTTCAGCGGCCTCTTCAAAAAACTGACCGGCGAAACCCCGTCGGCCTTTCTGCTGCGGCAAAAATCCGTGCGGGAGCAAATCCGCGCCACGCCGCTTTCCTTCATTCCCGGTTGTTATGCCCATCGCCTCGGGCTGCACGAGAATAGCAATTTTGAAGAATAG
- a CDS encoding VOC family protein codes for MITKMTITNIHVLNQDSAYDFYVNKLGFKVVDDIPMGPDSRWLTVSPPEQPDLQIVLFPVKVSKMFPKETAETLISLIKQGVFGCGVLTCSDIYATYEELKAKGVEFIKPPTKEFYGTEAFFKDDSGNYFSLQPINNFNHENSI; via the coding sequence ATGATCACCAAAATGACCATTACCAACATTCATGTGCTGAACCAGGACAGCGCCTACGACTTCTACGTGAACAAGCTCGGCTTCAAAGTGGTGGACGATATCCCCATGGGCCCGGATTCCCGCTGGCTGACCGTTTCCCCGCCCGAACAGCCCGACCTCCAGATCGTCCTGTTCCCCGTCAAAGTGAGCAAGATGTTCCCGAAAGAAACCGCCGAAACGTTGATTTCCCTCATCAAACAAGGCGTTTTCGGCTGCGGCGTGCTCACCTGCTCAGATATTTACGCCACATACGAAGAGCTCAAAGCGAAAGGCGTGGAATTCATCAAGCCGCCTACCAAAGAATTCTACGGCACGGAAGCTTTCTTTAAAGACGATTCCGGCAACTACTTCTCCCTTCAACCCATCAACAATTTCAACCATGAAAACAGTATTTGA
- a CDS encoding DUF1735 domain-containing protein — protein MKRIQNIFLGLIATVVFNACGKNDYENKEFYKQEVYIISSESTSAVEREISDIQVHTFVDTLKYLNEQYDSDTIIDDKTFMAEIKFKVGIGGSLPAAEKVRVVVGFDNEALEDYNILKNADKIIPAATEYMSSKPFDDKEGGFVIEIEKGSASASLIFTVPVERAKMETYEKFAFPLKVLRADNVPLSRQFTNFMIAGLRVDKDKTVNWSGFPIPKIPTGRYTSVQIMGNPGENNTDGRTRKYKYITPLSVTDDPKLNDKYMVWGTSAWSFEMFGFHSAGYMYNVLTLVDKNYGIYRMDPILPGNNDFPYHTFAYATTQEPSEENFYDPRLKTLTLHYKNVIGEDYTDVLTFESEDLTLNPVRGGSFYQPQSWEQVRSRGYKYWLPL, from the coding sequence ATGAAACGCATTCAAAACATATTTCTTGGCCTGATCGCCACCGTCGTTTTTAACGCCTGCGGAAAGAACGACTACGAGAACAAGGAGTTCTACAAACAGGAAGTCTACATCATATCTTCCGAGTCCACCTCGGCGGTGGAAAGGGAGATCAGTGACATCCAGGTCCACACTTTCGTGGATACGCTGAAATATCTCAATGAGCAATATGATTCCGACACCATCATCGACGATAAAACTTTCATGGCGGAGATCAAGTTCAAGGTGGGTATCGGCGGATCTTTGCCTGCGGCGGAAAAAGTTCGGGTGGTAGTAGGTTTTGATAATGAAGCACTGGAAGATTACAATATCCTCAAGAATGCCGATAAAATCATTCCAGCAGCTACGGAATACATGTCCAGCAAGCCTTTCGATGATAAGGAGGGCGGTTTCGTCATCGAAATCGAAAAAGGGAGCGCGTCGGCGTCCCTGATTTTTACCGTGCCGGTGGAAAGAGCCAAAATGGAAACGTATGAGAAATTCGCTTTCCCGCTAAAAGTGCTCCGCGCCGATAATGTCCCGCTAAGCAGGCAGTTTACCAATTTCATGATCGCCGGGCTGCGGGTGGATAAAGACAAAACCGTGAACTGGTCGGGATTCCCCATCCCGAAAATCCCCACGGGCCGATACACTTCGGTACAGATCATGGGCAACCCCGGAGAAAACAATACCGACGGCCGTACCCGGAAATACAAATACATCACGCCGCTGAGCGTCACCGACGATCCGAAGCTGAACGATAAATATATGGTCTGGGGCACCAGCGCCTGGAGCTTCGAGATGTTCGGATTTCACAGCGCGGGGTACATGTACAATGTCCTGACGCTGGTCGACAAAAACTACGGCATCTACAGGATGGACCCCATCCTGCCCGGGAACAACGATTTCCCTTACCACACCTTCGCATACGCGACCACGCAGGAGCCCAGCGAAGAAAATTTCTACGATCCACGGCTGAAAACCCTTACGCTGCATTATAAAAACGTGATCGGGGAAGACTATACGGATGTGCTGACGTTCGAAAGCGAAGACCTGACGCTGAACCCCGTGCGCGGCGGGTCCTTTTATCAGCCGCAAAGCTGGGAACAGGTAAGGAGCAGAGGCTATAAATACTGGCTTCCGCTGTAG
- a CDS encoding DUF1569 domain-containing protein: protein MKTVFDPSTRNELIERIRSIGANSRRNWGKMNVYQMAKHCTIWDEWVQGTQPEDYRQDFLGKIFGRWALKSNTRNEKPLPKNTPTGKRFTVKDEGDVEKQKQRWIEGVQAYGQFSNPTFIHDFFGKMTEEQIGIFAYKHADHHLRQFGA from the coding sequence ATGAAAACAGTATTTGATCCCTCCACCCGCAACGAGCTCATCGAACGCATCCGGTCTATCGGCGCAAACAGCCGCCGGAATTGGGGAAAGATGAACGTATACCAGATGGCCAAACATTGCACGATCTGGGACGAATGGGTGCAGGGCACGCAACCCGAAGATTACCGGCAGGATTTCCTCGGGAAAATCTTCGGCAGATGGGCGCTGAAAAGCAACACCCGGAACGAAAAGCCCCTGCCAAAAAATACCCCCACCGGCAAAAGGTTTACCGTCAAAGATGAGGGCGACGTCGAAAAGCAGAAACAACGCTGGATCGAGGGCGTACAGGCATACGGGCAATTTTCCAATCCCACCTTCATCCACGACTTCTTCGGCAAGATGACCGAGGAGCAGATCGGCATTTTCGCCTACAAGCATGCCGACCATCACCTGCGCCAGTTCGGGGCATAG
- a CDS encoding cellulase family glycosylhydrolase, translated as MKTHLTKLYALAAWLCLFILPASAQTPVSQNGQLQVIGLKLCNQYGNPIQLRGMSTHGIQWYGWGSCLTEASLDALAYDWGADVLRISLYVQDDGYETDPAGFTAQVNRLIEEATERGMYALVDWHQLTPGDPNFNLAMAKTFFTAIANQHKNKNNIIYDVCNEPNGVSWAKIKTYADQIIPVIRAIDSDAVVLVGTHAWASMGVSDGRSAQDIVSNPLNFSNIMYTFHFYAKDHQAQYLNELNWASDRLPVFVTEFGSQEATGDGPNDFTMTQQFIDLMRNKKISWCNWNYSDDFRSGAVWTTGTCSAGPWTTARLKPAGAWIRQRMLSPADDFPTGPTNPTCQPVSASADDGNVPANVLDGNLATRWSASGNPQWIQFCLADTVTVTGVKIAFYSGNTRTSNFDVQTSLNGSTWANAITNRNSSGTSTALETFTFTAQPAKYVRIVGHGNSVNAWNSYTEVQIMQQTNVPPTVSLTAPTNGATFTAPASITVSANAADSDGSISKVEFFQGATKIGESLTSPYSISWSNVAAGSYAITAKATDNGNTSTTSAGVSITVGAAPACLPVSASTDDGNVPANVLDNDLNTRWSASGNPQWIQFCLSTVQTVSGVQIAFYNGNVRTSNFDIQVSQNGTSWTNAATNLTSSGTSTQLETFSIAPQSAKYVRIVGHGNSVNAWNSYTEVKIVAGSGLQSIAAAKLPEGEAAAEPELIASPNPFTSRLNVQFVLRKAGQVRLILFDMNGKPVTVLQEGQLPAGRHNVSHACGELAPATYILQLQAGGRSLSKKVQKF; from the coding sequence ATGAAAACACATCTAACCAAACTCTATGCGCTGGCCGCCTGGCTTTGCCTGTTCATCCTCCCGGCGTCGGCCCAAACCCCGGTTTCCCAGAATGGCCAGCTGCAGGTCATCGGCCTCAAACTCTGTAATCAATATGGCAACCCCATCCAGCTGCGGGGCATGAGCACCCATGGCATCCAATGGTACGGATGGGGGAGCTGCCTCACCGAAGCATCGCTCGACGCGCTGGCGTACGACTGGGGGGCAGACGTGCTGCGGATTTCGCTGTACGTGCAAGACGATGGCTACGAAACGGATCCCGCGGGCTTCACCGCCCAGGTGAACCGCCTCATCGAAGAAGCCACCGAACGCGGGATGTACGCGCTGGTAGATTGGCACCAGCTTACGCCCGGCGATCCGAACTTCAACCTGGCAATGGCCAAAACTTTCTTCACCGCCATCGCCAATCAGCACAAAAACAAGAACAATATCATCTACGATGTCTGCAACGAGCCCAACGGTGTTTCCTGGGCAAAGATCAAAACCTACGCAGACCAGATCATCCCCGTGATCCGTGCCATCGATTCGGACGCCGTGGTACTCGTGGGCACCCATGCCTGGGCTTCCATGGGCGTGTCTGACGGGCGCTCGGCGCAGGATATCGTCAGCAATCCGCTGAACTTTTCCAACATCATGTACACGTTCCATTTTTATGCGAAAGACCACCAGGCACAATATCTCAACGAACTGAACTGGGCATCCGACCGCCTCCCGGTTTTTGTGACGGAGTTCGGATCGCAGGAAGCCACCGGCGACGGACCCAACGATTTTACGATGACGCAGCAGTTCATCGACCTGATGCGCAACAAAAAGATCAGCTGGTGCAACTGGAATTATTCAGACGATTTCCGTAGCGGGGCCGTTTGGACAACAGGCACCTGCTCCGCCGGCCCCTGGACCACCGCGCGGCTGAAGCCCGCCGGCGCATGGATCCGTCAGCGCATGCTGAGCCCGGCAGACGATTTCCCCACCGGCCCCACGAACCCCACTTGCCAGCCCGTTTCCGCCAGTGCAGACGATGGCAACGTACCGGCCAATGTGCTCGACGGTAACCTGGCCACGCGCTGGTCTGCCAGCGGCAATCCCCAATGGATACAGTTCTGCCTGGCCGATACCGTAACCGTTACCGGCGTGAAAATCGCTTTCTACAGTGGCAACACCCGCACGTCGAACTTCGACGTCCAGACGTCGCTGAACGGCAGCACCTGGGCCAATGCGATCACGAACCGCAACAGCAGCGGCACCAGCACCGCCCTGGAAACGTTCACCTTTACCGCGCAACCCGCAAAATATGTGCGCATCGTAGGCCATGGCAACAGCGTGAACGCATGGAACAGTTATACGGAAGTGCAGATCATGCAGCAAACGAACGTTCCGCCCACCGTGAGCCTTACCGCTCCCACAAACGGCGCCACTTTCACGGCACCGGCCAGCATCACGGTTTCCGCGAACGCAGCGGATAGCGACGGTTCCATTTCCAAAGTGGAATTCTTCCAGGGTGCCACCAAGATCGGGGAATCGCTCACGTCGCCCTACAGCATCAGCTGGAGCAACGTAGCGGCCGGCAGTTACGCCATCACCGCCAAAGCAACCGACAACGGTAATACTTCCACCACTTCGGCCGGGGTCAGTATCACGGTAGGCGCCGCGCCTGCCTGTTTGCCGGTAAGCGCCAGTACAGACGATGGCAACGTTCCGGCGAATGTGCTCGATAACGATCTGAACACCCGCTGGTCGGCCAGTGGCAACCCGCAATGGATCCAGTTTTGTCTGAGCACGGTGCAAACCGTTTCCGGTGTGCAGATCGCGTTTTATAACGGGAACGTACGCACGTCGAATTTCGATATCCAGGTGTCGCAGAACGGCACCAGCTGGACGAACGCCGCCACCAATCTCACCAGCAGCGGCACGTCTACCCAGCTGGAAACCTTCTCCATCGCACCGCAGTCCGCCAAATACGTGCGGATCGTGGGGCATGGCAACAGCGTGAATGCCTGGAACAGTTATACGGAAGTGAAAATCGTGGCCGGCAGCGGGCTGCAGTCCATCGCGGCGGCCAAACTGCCGGAAGGGGAAGCAGCGGCGGAACCGGAGCTCATCGCTTCACCCAACCCCTTCACATCGCGGCTGAACGTACAGTTCGTGCTGCGTAAAGCGGGACAGGTGCGGCTGATACTTTTCGATATGAACGGGAAACCGGTTACGGTGTTGCAGGAAGGACAGCTCCCGGCCGGAAGGCACAATGTTTCCCATGCCTGCGGAGAACTGGCACCGGCTACGTACATCCTGCAATTGCAGGCCGGTGGCAGATCGCTGTCGAAGAAAGTGCAGAAATTCTGA
- a CDS encoding discoidin domain-containing protein: MNHNYLSRSRPAWLLSFALFFGPLSANAQSTAVADGPGNTYELLEPKGYNVESPDCGHAVRHIAEVMDAALGKYVFAFTLHRDLDDDRCGATDRQRIELRGNGTQQQGTQGSTSHYRWKFKLDANFQASPNFTHIMQLKAYGNGHGSGAPILHLTPRYDNKMEIGHPGSGGVKASADLSLFLGVWVEAYVKIKHDDAGTLQFVIKRLSDGVTLLSCTNNNIDMWEDGAGYGAPKFGFYRSLTSPSYLRDETIYLADICVAKSTTDLCPSDVGSNTPPTVSLTSPAANATFTAPASITVSANAADSDGTVSKVEFFQGATKIGEDASSPYSITWSNVAAGSYAITAKATDNDNAATTTPAVNITVNATPSCVPVAASGDDGNVAANVLDNDLNTRWSASGDGQWIQFCLNTAQTVTGVQIAFYNGNVRSSSFDIQLSQNGTSWTNAATNVSSSGASLQLETFPITAQTAKYVRILGHGNSVNAWNSYTEVKVNVATEPACLPVSASGDDGNVPANVLDNDLNTRWSASGDGQWIQFCLGSPQTVSGVAIAFYNGNVRSSSFDIQLSQDGATWATAAANLSSSGTSLNAETFSITPQSAKYVRILGHGNSVNAWNSYTEVDILTGSGLQAISAVKLPAEAKIETTELRHYPNPFQHTANVTFTLPKPGRTRLALVDMQGRTVGVMVDGMLQQGRHTYPVNGARLQTGTYILLLQHHGKTVSRKVQKL; this comes from the coding sequence ATGAACCACAATTACTTATCGCGCAGCAGGCCGGCCTGGCTGCTATCCTTTGCCCTTTTCTTCGGACCGTTGTCCGCCAACGCCCAATCCACCGCCGTGGCCGACGGCCCCGGCAACACGTATGAATTGCTGGAACCTAAAGGCTACAACGTGGAATCGCCCGACTGCGGGCACGCCGTCCGCCACATCGCGGAAGTGATGGACGCGGCGCTCGGCAAATACGTGTTCGCGTTTACCCTTCACCGCGACCTCGACGACGACCGTTGCGGCGCCACCGACCGCCAGCGGATCGAGCTGCGCGGCAATGGAACCCAGCAACAGGGCACGCAGGGCTCTACCTCCCATTACCGCTGGAAATTCAAGCTGGACGCCAACTTCCAGGCGTCGCCCAACTTCACCCACATCATGCAGCTCAAAGCCTATGGCAACGGCCATGGCAGCGGTGCTCCCATCCTTCACCTCACACCCCGCTACGACAACAAAATGGAAATTGGCCACCCGGGAAGTGGCGGCGTGAAAGCCAGCGCCGATCTCAGTCTTTTTCTCGGCGTTTGGGTGGAAGCGTACGTTAAGATAAAGCACGACGATGCCGGCACGCTGCAATTCGTCATCAAACGCCTCAGCGACGGCGTTACCTTGCTGTCTTGCACCAACAATAACATCGACATGTGGGAAGACGGTGCAGGATATGGTGCCCCTAAATTCGGGTTCTACCGCAGTCTTACCAGCCCCTCCTACCTCCGCGACGAAACCATTTACCTCGCCGACATCTGCGTCGCCAAAAGCACGACAGACCTTTGTCCCAGCGACGTTGGCAGCAATACCCCGCCCACGGTGAGCCTCACTTCGCCCGCCGCCAACGCCACTTTCACGGCACCGGCCAGCATCACGGTTTCCGCGAACGCGGCGGATAGCGACGGTACCGTTTCCAAAGTGGAATTCTTCCAGGGCGCTACCAAAATCGGCGAAGATGCTTCGTCGCCCTACAGCATCACCTGGAGCAATGTTGCGGCGGGCAGTTACGCCATCACCGCCAAAGCGACCGATAACGACAACGCTGCTACGACCACACCGGCCGTCAATATCACCGTGAATGCCACGCCCTCCTGCGTGCCGGTGGCGGCCAGCGGAGACGATGGGAACGTGGCGGCGAACGTGCTGGACAATGACCTGAATACCCGCTGGTCGGCCAGTGGAGACGGGCAATGGATCCAGTTCTGCCTGAATACGGCGCAAACGGTGACCGGTGTGCAGATCGCGTTCTACAACGGGAATGTGCGGAGTTCCTCATTCGACATCCAGCTGTCGCAAAACGGCACCAGCTGGACGAACGCCGCAACCAATGTTTCCAGCAGCGGCGCATCGCTCCAGCTGGAAACGTTCCCCATCACGGCGCAAACCGCCAAATACGTACGCATCCTCGGGCATGGCAACAGCGTGAATGCGTGGAACAGTTATACGGAAGTGAAAGTGAACGTGGCTACGGAACCCGCGTGCCTGCCCGTTTCCGCGAGCGGAGACGATGGCAATGTGCCGGCGAACGTGCTTGATAACGACCTGAACACCCGCTGGTCGGCCAGTGGCGACGGGCAATGGATCCAATTCTGCCTCGGATCGCCGCAAACCGTATCCGGCGTGGCGATCGCGTTTTATAACGGGAATGTGAGAAGTTCTTCTTTTGATATCCAGTTGTCGCAGGACGGCGCGACGTGGGCTACTGCGGCCGCCAACCTCAGCAGCAGCGGCACTTCGCTGAACGCAGAAACCTTTTCCATCACGCCCCAATCCGCAAAATACGTACGGATCCTGGGGCATGGCAACAGCGTAAATGCGTGGAACAGCTATACGGAGGTGGACATCCTCACCGGCAGCGGATTGCAGGCGATATCCGCAGTGAAACTGCCGGCGGAAGCGAAGATCGAAACCACGGAGCTGCGCCATTATCCCAATCCTTTCCAGCATACGGCCAACGTAACGTTCACCCTTCCGAAACCCGGCAGAACGCGCCTGGCGCTTGTAGACATGCAGGGCAGAACGGTGGGCGTGATGGTGGACGGCATGCTCCAGCAAGGCAGACATACGTACCCGGTGAACGGCGCCCGCCTGCAGACGGGCACTTACATCCTGCTGTTGCAGCATCATGGTAAAACCGTTTCCCGGAAGGTCCAGAAGTTGTAG